One genomic segment of Vespa velutina chromosome 10, iVesVel2.1, whole genome shotgun sequence includes these proteins:
- the LOC124952264 gene encoding serine/threonine-protein phosphatase PGAM5, mitochondrial-like isoform X3: protein MSVFLRFQKWTVVGLGALSGAALFYYNAYGDCESSCVQNSWTTNFTPSVKWDHNWDRFFGRDPKSLVKPLKINNEIDENKYNEEFAAKRAKHIRHLVLIRHGQYNTAGKVDSEKVLTELGRHQAETTGKRLAELDVSYSLIVRSTMTRAQETSKIIEKSLPNVPTEDDSLLTEGAPIPPEPPIGNWMSERYFYQDGPRIEAAFRKYFHRADPKQEKDTVTILVCHANVIRYFVCRALQFPPEAWMRMSLNHGSITWLCIYPNGRVTMHCLGDTGHMLPQNISMRRKS, encoded by the exons atgtcaGTCTTTTTACGATTTCAAAAATGGACCGTCGTAGGTTTAGGTGCTTTAAGTGGTGcagcattattttattataatgccTATGGTGATTGTGAATCTTCTTGTGTACAAAACTCTTGGACAACAAATTTCACGCCTTCTGTAAAATGGGATCATAACTGGGACAGGTTCTTTGG GCGAGATCCAAAAAGTTTGGTGAAgcctttgaaaataaataatgaaatagatgaaaataaatataatgaagaatTTGCAGCAAAAAGGGCCAAACATATAAGGCATTTGGTACTTATTAGACATGGACAATATAATACTGCGGGAAAAGTAGATTCTGAAAAAGTTCTTACTGAACTTG gtcGACATCAAGCTGAAACAACTGGAAAAAGATTAGCAGAATTAGACGTATCTTATTCTCTAATAGTTAGATCAACAATGACAAGAGCTCAAGAAACttctaaaataatagaaaaaagtcTTCCAAATGTACCAACTGAAGATGATAGTCTTTTAACTGAAGGTGCACCTATTCCACCTGAACCACCAATAGGCAATTGGATGTCAGAacgatat tTTTATCAAGATGGACCTAGAATAGAAGCagcatttagaaaatatttccatcGAGCAGACCCTaagcaagaaaaagatactGTTACTATTCTTGTTTGTCATGCAAatgttattagatattttGTTTGCAG agcTTTACAATTTCCTCCAGAAGCTTGGATGCGTATGTCATTAAATCATGGAAGCATTACTTGGTTGTGTATATATCCTAATGGAAGAGTAACAATGCATTGTCTTGGAGATACTGGTCATATGTTACCTCAAAACATTTCA ATGCGAAGAAAatcatga
- the LOC124952264 gene encoding serine/threonine-protein phosphatase PGAM5, mitochondrial-like isoform X2 produces MSVFLRFQKWTVVGLGALSGAALFYYNAYGDCESSCVQNSWTTNFTPSVKWDHNWDRRDPKSLVKPLKINNEIDENKYNEEFAAKRAKHIRHLVLIRHGQYNTAGKVDSEKVLTELGRHQAETTGKRLAELDVSYSLIVRSTMTRAQETSKIIEKSLPNVPTEDDSLLTEGAPIPPEPPIGNWMSERYFYQDGPRIEAAFRKYFHRADPKQEKDTVTILVCHANVIRYFVCRALQFPPEAWMRMSLNHGSITWLCIYPNGRVTMHCLGDTGHMLPQNISYFQMRRKS; encoded by the exons atgtcaGTCTTTTTACGATTTCAAAAATGGACCGTCGTAGGTTTAGGTGCTTTAAGTGGTGcagcattattttattataatgccTATGGTGATTGTGAATCTTCTTGTGTACAAAACTCTTGGACAACAAATTTCACGCCTTCTGTAAAATGGGATCATAACTGGGACAG GCGAGATCCAAAAAGTTTGGTGAAgcctttgaaaataaataatgaaatagatgaaaataaatataatgaagaatTTGCAGCAAAAAGGGCCAAACATATAAGGCATTTGGTACTTATTAGACATGGACAATATAATACTGCGGGAAAAGTAGATTCTGAAAAAGTTCTTACTGAACTTG gtcGACATCAAGCTGAAACAACTGGAAAAAGATTAGCAGAATTAGACGTATCTTATTCTCTAATAGTTAGATCAACAATGACAAGAGCTCAAGAAACttctaaaataatagaaaaaagtcTTCCAAATGTACCAACTGAAGATGATAGTCTTTTAACTGAAGGTGCACCTATTCCACCTGAACCACCAATAGGCAATTGGATGTCAGAacgatat tTTTATCAAGATGGACCTAGAATAGAAGCagcatttagaaaatatttccatcGAGCAGACCCTaagcaagaaaaagatactGTTACTATTCTTGTTTGTCATGCAAatgttattagatattttGTTTGCAG agcTTTACAATTTCCTCCAGAAGCTTGGATGCGTATGTCATTAAATCATGGAAGCATTACTTGGTTGTGTATATATCCTAATGGAAGAGTAACAATGCATTGTCTTGGAGATACTGGTCATATGTTACCTCAAAACATTTCA TATTTCCAGATGCGAAGAAAatcatga
- the LOC124952264 gene encoding serine/threonine-protein phosphatase PGAM5, mitochondrial-like isoform X4, producing MSVFLRFQKWTVVGLGALSGAALFYYNAYGDCESSCVQNSWTTNFTPSVKWDHNWDRFFGRDPKSLVKPLKINNEIDENKYNEEFAAKRAKHIRHLVLIRHGQYNTAGKVDSEKVLTELGRHQAETTGKRLAELDVSYSLIVRSTMTRAQETSKIIEKSLPNVPTEDDSLLTEGAPIPPEPPIGNWMSERYFYQDGPRIEAAFRKYFHRADPKQEKDTVTILVCHANVIRYFVCRALQFPPEAWMRMSLNHGSITWLCIYPNGRVTMHCLGDTGHMLPQNISVS from the exons atgtcaGTCTTTTTACGATTTCAAAAATGGACCGTCGTAGGTTTAGGTGCTTTAAGTGGTGcagcattattttattataatgccTATGGTGATTGTGAATCTTCTTGTGTACAAAACTCTTGGACAACAAATTTCACGCCTTCTGTAAAATGGGATCATAACTGGGACAGGTTCTTTGG GCGAGATCCAAAAAGTTTGGTGAAgcctttgaaaataaataatgaaatagatgaaaataaatataatgaagaatTTGCAGCAAAAAGGGCCAAACATATAAGGCATTTGGTACTTATTAGACATGGACAATATAATACTGCGGGAAAAGTAGATTCTGAAAAAGTTCTTACTGAACTTG gtcGACATCAAGCTGAAACAACTGGAAAAAGATTAGCAGAATTAGACGTATCTTATTCTCTAATAGTTAGATCAACAATGACAAGAGCTCAAGAAACttctaaaataatagaaaaaagtcTTCCAAATGTACCAACTGAAGATGATAGTCTTTTAACTGAAGGTGCACCTATTCCACCTGAACCACCAATAGGCAATTGGATGTCAGAacgatat tTTTATCAAGATGGACCTAGAATAGAAGCagcatttagaaaatatttccatcGAGCAGACCCTaagcaagaaaaagatactGTTACTATTCTTGTTTGTCATGCAAatgttattagatattttGTTTGCAG agcTTTACAATTTCCTCCAGAAGCTTGGATGCGTATGTCATTAAATCATGGAAGCATTACTTGGTTGTGTATATATCCTAATGGAAGAGTAACAATGCATTGTCTTGGAGATACTGGTCATATGTTACCTCAAAACATTTCAgttagttaa
- the LOC124952259 gene encoding centromere protein J-like isoform X1, whose amino-acid sequence MDLETSLVERLQKLRQWQIEQQERLTRQQQEQRQKLTQEQLRMYEVLRLPIQEIGFDNRILCESSWYEDAYLSANTTDHADDCKQEQIDKDVKKIIQEQSTNDNNNINKSDYISLFTNSNISTIDESFQEEKSLTELKKSSNDVGKQTLSKPKYQEENEKDNAKNDCNSNNENIYITSQKKKIHLIDHLLEGIEPLPPDKPVDRSFLIDDIPVPSPKKDFKTLLEEKLKEYKPIFNKESNDKIQNQIKRPFLKKGQGLARFRMIQTSKNIPVNVKSCAIPVSIKQIPNKQINPTNNKNDNTKNKPKLSKNVPSRKCIAAINVVQQQLNLKNVPPPKKTYSEKNEAVLTNIESNINSNIIEINSSDIDLKTQREMEEIRIFELLEEKAENSSLCSTSSTVVAFLQQSTPFKIRQKIRDTEDNINNPIQQDIVHKISPRRLQLTDTQSIPSNQKTESDVNSFWETIPIKNPNETLENNQILKKQNTSNVLKNKKSDQMFIQNHIEHIHDEINCDIQNSVYSNEIDVGLHVRFSEYNEYKTIGLTDNSSISSTESLSQKDYNDERAWSDCSELSDSSDTNVQLIKSRTFKTNEVANEACDFTNTYTNKIMKEEVDQHEIKKTQETIFKSELLKNRLLELEKEIDIFRKENAALSSQRQKLQEDYRCFLKEIKEKKLILEDNKKRIDCLEEEKRKLIREKTVLESRLRDSQEKAHQNKLERQQIQDLKEQLETLQIELKTKESKWNAAQARHRSQMRILKMENMKLKEEVERLIKTKTYNPKTTKSIGTFSNTKALHQINKQLSEEMKEVIKNDSSLEDDDKMSKTMLDAINLEHEYIKSDYEIDSHSNEDHSRNSNKSNINIPKEYEQCMQNIIKKRNLYENLLKNATSSSIEVSNVIKASELNKLKCEANGSRKNQNKKENENSKLQIDKDTCIDEKDKVTLNYENDDDIKVSQKLPLTSISSKELLHAYKRTISPKEFKTNEQVQCIEHPNGCTELWYPNGNVKKIFPDKSITKMLYYNGDVRETQKDGKVKYFYASTRTWHTTMPDGLEILEFPNGQVEKRSQNGMVEISFPDGSIQIIKVDGYEKCQLPDGTIAETFANGEKVVILPNGQREIHTKDHKRREYPDGTIKLVYPDGIQETRYSNGRIRLKDQAGNLLMDSHY is encoded by the exons ATGGATTTAGAAACATCATTGGTTGAACGTTTACAAAAACTAAGACAATGGCAGATTGAACAGCAGGAACGTCTTACAAGACAACAACAGGAACAGCGGCAGAAATTGACTCAGGAACAATTACGCATGTATGAAGTTTTAAGACTACCTATTCAGGAAATAGGATTTGATAATAGAATATTGTGTGAAAGTAGTTGGTATGAAGATGCATATTTAAGTGCGAATACAACTGATCATGCAGATGATTGTAAACAAGAACAAATTGATAAAgatgtgaaaaaaataattcaagaacAATctacaaatgataataataacataaataagtctgattatatatctttatttactAATTCAAATATAAGTACCATTGATGAATCTTTTCAAGAAGAAAAGTCTCTAactgaattaaaaaaatcttcaaatGATGTTGGCAAACAAACCTTAAGTAAACCGAAATatcaagaagaaaatgaaaaagataatgccaaaaatgattgtaattcaaataatgaaaatatatatataacatcccaaaaaaagaaaattcatctaATAGACCATTTATTAGAAGGAATAGAACCATTACCACCTGATAAACCTGTAGATAGAAGTTTTCTTATTGACGATATTCCAGTGCCATCTCCAAAGAAAGACTTTAAAACTCTGCTAGAAGAAAAGTTGAAAGAGTATAAGCCAATATTTAACAAAGaatcaaatgataaaatacaaaatcaaattaaaagaccatttttaaaaaaaggacaagGCCTAGCTAGATTCAGAATGATTCAAACTTCAAAAAACATTCCAGTTAATGTAAAATCTTGCGCTATTCCTGTATCAATTAAACAAATTcctaataaacaaattaatcctacaaataataaaaatgataatacaaaaaataagcCTAAGTTATCTAAAAATGTGCCTTCAAGAAAGTGCATTGCTGCTATTAATGTGGTACAACAACAGTTAAATTTAAAGAATGTTCCTCCTCCAAAAAAAACTTATTCTGAAAAAAACGAAGCTGTATTAACAAATATcgaatcaaatataaattcaaatattattgaaataaatagttCTGATATTGATTTGAAAACACaaagagaaatggaagaaataagaatatttgaacttttagaagaaaaagcagaaaattCTAGTTTGTGTTCAACCTCAAGTACTGTAGTTGCATTTCTACAACAATCAACGCCTTTCAAGATAAGACAAAAAATTCGGGATAcagaagataatataaataatccaaTACAACAAGATATTGTTCATAAAATTAGTCCTAGAAGACTTCAATTGACTGATACTCAATCAATACCATCAAATCAAAAGACTGAATCTGATGTTAATTCTTTCTGGGAAACCATACCTATAAAAAACCCAAATGAAACTCTAgagaataatcaaatattaaaaaaacaaaatacatctaatgtattaaaaaataaaaaatctgatCAAATGTTCATTCAAAATCATATAGAACATATACACGATGAAATAAACTGCGACATTCAAAATTCTGTATATTCTAATGAAATAGATGTAGGTTTACATGTCAGATTTTCTGAATATAATGAGTATAAAACTATTGGCTTAACTGACAATTCCAGCATATCTAGTACTGAATCTCTGTCACagaaagattataatgatgaaAGAGCTTGGAGTGATTGTAGTGAATTATCTGATTCCTCTGATACAAatgtacaattaataaaatccaGAACATTCAAGACAAATGAAGTTGCAAATGAAGCTTGTGATTTTAccaatacatatacaaataagaTTATGAAAGAGGAAGTAGATCAacatgagataaaaaaaacgcaagaaacaattttcaaatctgaacttttaaaaaatcgtttattagaattagaaaaagaaattgatatttttcgcAAAGAAAATGCAGCTTTGTCTTCACAACGTCAAAAATTGCAAGAAGATTATCGATGTtttctgaaagaaataaaagaaaaaaaattaattttagaagacaataaaaagagaatagattgcttagaagaggaaaaaagaaaattgatacgTGAAAAAACCGTACTTGAATCAAGATTACGTGATTCTCAAGAAAAGGCTCATCAAAATAAACTGGAAAGACAACAAATTCAGGACTTAAAAGAGCAATTAGAAACATTACAAATTGAGCTTAAGACCAAAGAAAGTAAATGGAATGCAGCACAAGCTAGACATAGAAGTCAaatgagaatattaaaaatggaaaatatgaaattaaaggaagaagtagaacgattaataaaaacaaaaacatataATCCTAAAACTACAAAAAGTATAGGTACATTTTCAAATACAAAAGCTTTAcatcaaattaataaacagCTTAgtgaagaaatgaaagaagtcATCAAAAATGATTCTTCATTagaagatgatgataaaaTGTCGAAAACAATGTTGGATGCCATAAATTTAGaacatgaatatataaaaagtgatTATGAAATAGATAGTCATAGTAATGAAGATCATAGtcgtaatagtaataaaagtaatatcaaCATTCCTAAAGAGTATGAACAATGTatgcaaaatattattaagaaacgTAATCTGTATGAAAATCTATTGAAGAATGCTACATCAAGTTCCATTGAAGtttcaaatgtaataaaagcatcagaattgaataaattaaaatgtgaaGCAAATGGTAGTAGAaagaatcaaaataaaaaagaaaatgaaaatagtaaGTTACAAATTGATAAAGATACGTGCatagatgaaaaagataaagttacTCTAAATTATGAAAACGATGATGATATAAAAGTTTCTCAAAAATTACCATTAACTTCCATCTCATCTAAAGAATTATTACATGCATACAAGAGAACTATTTCTCCAAAAGAGTTTAAAACTAATGAACAAGTACAATGTATTGAACATCCTAATGGATGTACTGAATTGTGGTATCCCAATggtaatgttaaaaaaatttttcctgacaaaagtataacaaaaatgttatattacaaTGGTGATGTTCGTGAAACacaaaaagatggaaaagtaaaatatttttatgcttCAACACGGACATGGCATACAACAATGCCCGATGGTCTTGAAATTTTAGAATTTCCGAA cGGTCAAGTGGAAAAGCGTTCACAAAATGGCATGGTTGAAATATCATTTCCAGATGGTtcgatacaaataattaaagtagATGGATATGAAAAATGTCAATTGCCAGATGGAACAATTGCAGAAACCTTTGCAAATGGAGAAAAAGTTGTTATTCTACCCAATGGACAACGAGAAATACATACAAAAGATcataaa agACGAGAATATCCTGATGGTACAATTAAATTGGTTTATCCAGATGGTATACAAGAGACACGTTATTCTAATGGCAGAATAAGACTTAAAGACCAAGCTGGTAATCTTCTTATGGattctcattattaa
- the LOC124952264 gene encoding serine/threonine-protein phosphatase PGAM5, mitochondrial-like isoform X1, which translates to MSVFLRFQKWTVVGLGALSGAALFYYNAYGDCESSCVQNSWTTNFTPSVKWDHNWDRFFGRDPKSLVKPLKINNEIDENKYNEEFAAKRAKHIRHLVLIRHGQYNTAGKVDSEKVLTELGRHQAETTGKRLAELDVSYSLIVRSTMTRAQETSKIIEKSLPNVPTEDDSLLTEGAPIPPEPPIGNWMSERYFYQDGPRIEAAFRKYFHRADPKQEKDTVTILVCHANVIRYFVCRALQFPPEAWMRMSLNHGSITWLCIYPNGRVTMHCLGDTGHMLPQNISYFQMRRKS; encoded by the exons atgtcaGTCTTTTTACGATTTCAAAAATGGACCGTCGTAGGTTTAGGTGCTTTAAGTGGTGcagcattattttattataatgccTATGGTGATTGTGAATCTTCTTGTGTACAAAACTCTTGGACAACAAATTTCACGCCTTCTGTAAAATGGGATCATAACTGGGACAGGTTCTTTGG GCGAGATCCAAAAAGTTTGGTGAAgcctttgaaaataaataatgaaatagatgaaaataaatataatgaagaatTTGCAGCAAAAAGGGCCAAACATATAAGGCATTTGGTACTTATTAGACATGGACAATATAATACTGCGGGAAAAGTAGATTCTGAAAAAGTTCTTACTGAACTTG gtcGACATCAAGCTGAAACAACTGGAAAAAGATTAGCAGAATTAGACGTATCTTATTCTCTAATAGTTAGATCAACAATGACAAGAGCTCAAGAAACttctaaaataatagaaaaaagtcTTCCAAATGTACCAACTGAAGATGATAGTCTTTTAACTGAAGGTGCACCTATTCCACCTGAACCACCAATAGGCAATTGGATGTCAGAacgatat tTTTATCAAGATGGACCTAGAATAGAAGCagcatttagaaaatatttccatcGAGCAGACCCTaagcaagaaaaagatactGTTACTATTCTTGTTTGTCATGCAAatgttattagatattttGTTTGCAG agcTTTACAATTTCCTCCAGAAGCTTGGATGCGTATGTCATTAAATCATGGAAGCATTACTTGGTTGTGTATATATCCTAATGGAAGAGTAACAATGCATTGTCTTGGAGATACTGGTCATATGTTACCTCAAAACATTTCA TATTTCCAGATGCGAAGAAAatcatga
- the LOC124952259 gene encoding centromere protein J-like isoform X2, whose protein sequence is MYEVLRLPIQEIGFDNRILCESSWYEDAYLSANTTDHADDCKQEQIDKDVKKIIQEQSTNDNNNINKSDYISLFTNSNISTIDESFQEEKSLTELKKSSNDVGKQTLSKPKYQEENEKDNAKNDCNSNNENIYITSQKKKIHLIDHLLEGIEPLPPDKPVDRSFLIDDIPVPSPKKDFKTLLEEKLKEYKPIFNKESNDKIQNQIKRPFLKKGQGLARFRMIQTSKNIPVNVKSCAIPVSIKQIPNKQINPTNNKNDNTKNKPKLSKNVPSRKCIAAINVVQQQLNLKNVPPPKKTYSEKNEAVLTNIESNINSNIIEINSSDIDLKTQREMEEIRIFELLEEKAENSSLCSTSSTVVAFLQQSTPFKIRQKIRDTEDNINNPIQQDIVHKISPRRLQLTDTQSIPSNQKTESDVNSFWETIPIKNPNETLENNQILKKQNTSNVLKNKKSDQMFIQNHIEHIHDEINCDIQNSVYSNEIDVGLHVRFSEYNEYKTIGLTDNSSISSTESLSQKDYNDERAWSDCSELSDSSDTNVQLIKSRTFKTNEVANEACDFTNTYTNKIMKEEVDQHEIKKTQETIFKSELLKNRLLELEKEIDIFRKENAALSSQRQKLQEDYRCFLKEIKEKKLILEDNKKRIDCLEEEKRKLIREKTVLESRLRDSQEKAHQNKLERQQIQDLKEQLETLQIELKTKESKWNAAQARHRSQMRILKMENMKLKEEVERLIKTKTYNPKTTKSIGTFSNTKALHQINKQLSEEMKEVIKNDSSLEDDDKMSKTMLDAINLEHEYIKSDYEIDSHSNEDHSRNSNKSNINIPKEYEQCMQNIIKKRNLYENLLKNATSSSIEVSNVIKASELNKLKCEANGSRKNQNKKENENSKLQIDKDTCIDEKDKVTLNYENDDDIKVSQKLPLTSISSKELLHAYKRTISPKEFKTNEQVQCIEHPNGCTELWYPNGNVKKIFPDKSITKMLYYNGDVRETQKDGKVKYFYASTRTWHTTMPDGLEILEFPNGQVEKRSQNGMVEISFPDGSIQIIKVDGYEKCQLPDGTIAETFANGEKVVILPNGQREIHTKDHKRREYPDGTIKLVYPDGIQETRYSNGRIRLKDQAGNLLMDSHY, encoded by the exons ATGTATGAAGTTTTAAGACTACCTATTCAGGAAATAGGATTTGATAATAGAATATTGTGTGAAAGTAGTTGGTATGAAGATGCATATTTAAGTGCGAATACAACTGATCATGCAGATGATTGTAAACAAGAACAAATTGATAAAgatgtgaaaaaaataattcaagaacAATctacaaatgataataataacataaataagtctgattatatatctttatttactAATTCAAATATAAGTACCATTGATGAATCTTTTCAAGAAGAAAAGTCTCTAactgaattaaaaaaatcttcaaatGATGTTGGCAAACAAACCTTAAGTAAACCGAAATatcaagaagaaaatgaaaaagataatgccaaaaatgattgtaattcaaataatgaaaatatatatataacatcccaaaaaaagaaaattcatctaATAGACCATTTATTAGAAGGAATAGAACCATTACCACCTGATAAACCTGTAGATAGAAGTTTTCTTATTGACGATATTCCAGTGCCATCTCCAAAGAAAGACTTTAAAACTCTGCTAGAAGAAAAGTTGAAAGAGTATAAGCCAATATTTAACAAAGaatcaaatgataaaatacaaaatcaaattaaaagaccatttttaaaaaaaggacaagGCCTAGCTAGATTCAGAATGATTCAAACTTCAAAAAACATTCCAGTTAATGTAAAATCTTGCGCTATTCCTGTATCAATTAAACAAATTcctaataaacaaattaatcctacaaataataaaaatgataatacaaaaaataagcCTAAGTTATCTAAAAATGTGCCTTCAAGAAAGTGCATTGCTGCTATTAATGTGGTACAACAACAGTTAAATTTAAAGAATGTTCCTCCTCCAAAAAAAACTTATTCTGAAAAAAACGAAGCTGTATTAACAAATATcgaatcaaatataaattcaaatattattgaaataaatagttCTGATATTGATTTGAAAACACaaagagaaatggaagaaataagaatatttgaacttttagaagaaaaagcagaaaattCTAGTTTGTGTTCAACCTCAAGTACTGTAGTTGCATTTCTACAACAATCAACGCCTTTCAAGATAAGACAAAAAATTCGGGATAcagaagataatataaataatccaaTACAACAAGATATTGTTCATAAAATTAGTCCTAGAAGACTTCAATTGACTGATACTCAATCAATACCATCAAATCAAAAGACTGAATCTGATGTTAATTCTTTCTGGGAAACCATACCTATAAAAAACCCAAATGAAACTCTAgagaataatcaaatattaaaaaaacaaaatacatctaatgtattaaaaaataaaaaatctgatCAAATGTTCATTCAAAATCATATAGAACATATACACGATGAAATAAACTGCGACATTCAAAATTCTGTATATTCTAATGAAATAGATGTAGGTTTACATGTCAGATTTTCTGAATATAATGAGTATAAAACTATTGGCTTAACTGACAATTCCAGCATATCTAGTACTGAATCTCTGTCACagaaagattataatgatgaaAGAGCTTGGAGTGATTGTAGTGAATTATCTGATTCCTCTGATACAAatgtacaattaataaaatccaGAACATTCAAGACAAATGAAGTTGCAAATGAAGCTTGTGATTTTAccaatacatatacaaataagaTTATGAAAGAGGAAGTAGATCAacatgagataaaaaaaacgcaagaaacaattttcaaatctgaacttttaaaaaatcgtttattagaattagaaaaagaaattgatatttttcgcAAAGAAAATGCAGCTTTGTCTTCACAACGTCAAAAATTGCAAGAAGATTATCGATGTtttctgaaagaaataaaagaaaaaaaattaattttagaagacaataaaaagagaatagattgcttagaagaggaaaaaagaaaattgatacgTGAAAAAACCGTACTTGAATCAAGATTACGTGATTCTCAAGAAAAGGCTCATCAAAATAAACTGGAAAGACAACAAATTCAGGACTTAAAAGAGCAATTAGAAACATTACAAATTGAGCTTAAGACCAAAGAAAGTAAATGGAATGCAGCACAAGCTAGACATAGAAGTCAaatgagaatattaaaaatggaaaatatgaaattaaaggaagaagtagaacgattaataaaaacaaaaacatataATCCTAAAACTACAAAAAGTATAGGTACATTTTCAAATACAAAAGCTTTAcatcaaattaataaacagCTTAgtgaagaaatgaaagaagtcATCAAAAATGATTCTTCATTagaagatgatgataaaaTGTCGAAAACAATGTTGGATGCCATAAATTTAGaacatgaatatataaaaagtgatTATGAAATAGATAGTCATAGTAATGAAGATCATAGtcgtaatagtaataaaagtaatatcaaCATTCCTAAAGAGTATGAACAATGTatgcaaaatattattaagaaacgTAATCTGTATGAAAATCTATTGAAGAATGCTACATCAAGTTCCATTGAAGtttcaaatgtaataaaagcatcagaattgaataaattaaaatgtgaaGCAAATGGTAGTAGAaagaatcaaaataaaaaagaaaatgaaaatagtaaGTTACAAATTGATAAAGATACGTGCatagatgaaaaagataaagttacTCTAAATTATGAAAACGATGATGATATAAAAGTTTCTCAAAAATTACCATTAACTTCCATCTCATCTAAAGAATTATTACATGCATACAAGAGAACTATTTCTCCAAAAGAGTTTAAAACTAATGAACAAGTACAATGTATTGAACATCCTAATGGATGTACTGAATTGTGGTATCCCAATggtaatgttaaaaaaatttttcctgacaaaagtataacaaaaatgttatattacaaTGGTGATGTTCGTGAAACacaaaaagatggaaaagtaaaatatttttatgcttCAACACGGACATGGCATACAACAATGCCCGATGGTCTTGAAATTTTAGAATTTCCGAA cGGTCAAGTGGAAAAGCGTTCACAAAATGGCATGGTTGAAATATCATTTCCAGATGGTtcgatacaaataattaaagtagATGGATATGAAAAATGTCAATTGCCAGATGGAACAATTGCAGAAACCTTTGCAAATGGAGAAAAAGTTGTTATTCTACCCAATGGACAACGAGAAATACATACAAAAGATcataaa agACGAGAATATCCTGATGGTACAATTAAATTGGTTTATCCAGATGGTATACAAGAGACACGTTATTCTAATGGCAGAATAAGACTTAAAGACCAAGCTGGTAATCTTCTTATGGattctcattattaa